The Deltaproteobacteria bacterium DNA window CTGAATTCTTCGAGCAAGGCCTCGATCTCCGGCCCGCAAGGCACGTTGGTCGCGGAATCAGCTCCGGCCCGAACCTCGTCCACCTTCACATACTGCTTGTTGACGTAATTATGGTCACCAGTGCGGGCCTCAGGAAAATCATGAAATAAACAGAGATTAACCACCTTGACCCGGTCCGCTCCTGGAGTCAGCCCGGCCAGGATGAAGCCCAAAATGGTGGTGCGGAAAGAATGTTCCGCCACACTCTCCGAACCATCTCCCAAGAATTGATATCCTGAGCGCGGCGTTTTCTTGAGCATCCCGGCCTCGAAAAGAAAGTTGGCCACCTGTTTGAAGGTCACGTTGGAATTTCCTTTAAAAAGGCAGTCGAGGCAGATTTTCCTGCCT harbors:
- a CDS encoding HD domain-containing protein, with the protein product MVRVGGRKICLDCLFKGNSNVTFKQVANFLFEAGMLKKTPRSGYQFLGDGSESVAEHSFRTTILGFILAGLTPGADRVKVVNLCLFHDFPEARTGDHNYVNKQYVKVDEVRAGADSATNVPCGPEIEALLEEFRARETLESLLANDADQLDLAVELKEKQDLGNRYAAEWLTFAQKRVKTEVGQDLFQAIMETDWAQWWFDRKKEHLWVGDD